ATAATTTGCTGTGCGTACGTCCACAATGTCTCGGAACCGTTCTCAATCTCCCGATTTTTATTTAACACCTGTTCACTTGTAATATTGTATTTCTGCCACGTATCTCCCTCATTCTGATGATTGTGGATCAACGGCTGCAACCGATCCATCGAAGAGGCAAACTGTGCTTCGTGGGTCTCCTTTGCCTCGAACTCCAGCCACAGGTTCAACAGTTCTTCGGCCTGTTCCTCAGGTAATATCCCAAACAGTCGATGCGCAGCCTTGATCTCGCGTTCATATTTATCCGTATGACCTACTGTATCGTAGGCAAATGTATCTCCGGCATCGATCTCAACGAGGTCATGAACGAGAAGCATCTTAATAACTTTGAGAATATCCACCTCCTTGTTGGAATGGCTCTGCAAAATCAAGGCCATCATCGCCAGATGCCAGGAATGCTCTGCATCATTTTCAAGTCTGTCTCCATGGATGATTCTCGTTTTTCGTTCAATCGTTTTCAGTTTATCAATCTCAATTAGAAATTGAATCTGCTCCTGTAATGTTTCGTTCATTTAAGTCTCCTTTCAGCCTTTTTTCAAACCCATCAAGAAAGATTGTACCAGTAAACTCTGTAATCAAAGTTCAGTGACATACCTACACCCTCTGCCAAGCGTATTGAACCTACATTATCTGGGGAACAGTCCCAATACGGATGAATACCTTTAATCCTACATTCTTCTACAAATGCTCGCGCTACCCGTGCACCGTAATTCCTTCTCTTGTAGGTTTCGATAGTTTCAATATCAATTGCATGCCACTGATCTGATATAAACGCCGAAAAGCAAACACTCGCGATATCCTCGCCTTGTACTGCAATGTATCCAAAGCCATGTTCCAAGAACTCATCCATGTTATCCCAAAAGCGTGAGACTTTGTCCTTCAGAAAAGATAGATTGTTAAACTTCCCTGCTTTCAGTAATGCCTCATCTAATTCGAGAAGCCTGACAACCTCATTCTGAGAAGTATACCCTTCATGAATAACCGGTTGACTTAGATGTTCAGTCTTTCTTTGGTCTGAATCCAATGTAAATACATGCTGAATATCGCTATAGAGCTCTTTATTCGTGGCCATATAATGAAGCACATCTTCCCAGCTTTCATCCGCCACACCTACCTCGACTGTGTGGATATTTAATCTTAATAATTCAGGTTCTATATGTTCTTTCATGAACTCTTCCAAGTCGTTCAGAAAGGGTTTACTTCGGGCGTCTCCAATCAACTGGAAACCGCTTTGTCCCTTCACCCAAATTAATGCTGCTGTGATATTCGATGCATCATCAACGTAGATTCGGCCAGGATTCAACCCAGATACCACGGCCTTCACCTCAATATTGCTGTTCAAGTCCGCGAAGTGCCTTACCTTATAGAATTCATGCTTATTAAGCTCGCTAATCATCAGTTCATTCCCTCCCGAACGACACTAAGTAAATACTCACGATGATCCGGATGACAGGCAATCAGATATGGCTCTGAATTCATACCATCAAAGGGAATCCCTTCAAAATCCATAACAATGGCACCTGCTTCTTTCGCCATTAATATGCCCGAATACAGATCGTCTCCTTCCGAATTGTAGAGCACAATGCCGTCAATATCCCCCTTAGCTAACATGCACCACTGTAAGGTTGGAGCCCATAATCGCATCATTCGTTTGAAACGAACATCGAGATGTTGACGTAGCCGTACAGCCTTCTCCTCATTTTGCACCTGATGCCCCTGAATCCATCCAATGGTCCCTTTATGAATCTGCTCTTTCTTTTGGACTTTCATGGGGTTCAGATTACAACTTGCCCCATTCCCACGTGATGCCACAAACAAACGATCCACCAGAGGTTCATAAATAACCCCGAGAACAGGTTCTGAACGATACATTAATGTAATGGAAACGGAAAATATCGGTAGGCCAATGGCAAAGTTGTTTGTTCCATCTAACGGATCAATCATCCACAGCCAGTCACTCTTCTGTCCGTTATGCCCCCGCTCTTCACTATGGATCTCATGATCGGGAAAACTTATGCTAATTTCATCACATATTATCCGCTCTGCTTCATGATCTACTTCAGTAACAACATCGCCAAAGATGCCCTTCTCCTCTGCGCAGGTGATCTGATCAAAATGATCTTTGGCAACTTTTCCGGCTCTTCGAATGACTCTCTCCGCAATCTCTTGGGCTAAACGAATGGTTTGTTCGATGACCATCACTCCGTTCGGTTACTTGATCTGTATTTTCGCATTCTGGACAAAGCTCTTTTGGCATTCGTCTGTACATCGGGTGATCTGCTAGAGCATATGTTTTTCATTCTTATTGGGTATAGGTTGATCCCTAAGGATACCCTCAGTCTCTGACTCATAGTAATCGTTATTGAATCAGACCAAGTATCTATGAAACAATTCTTGAATTTTTAAATCATGCTTATGTAGCCAGTTTATATTCCGCTCAAATTGATTAAGCATAAAGTTAAAGTTTTGCTCAATCGTCACTCCCGCATAATGCTGACCAATATAAAAATGAAGCACCGCTATAAAATAGATTTGGGTAAGTAACGGTAAGTAATTGATTTCCACAGTGGAGTGTTTACGTTCAGTTGAATACCCTTGAAGAAAAGCCTCAATCATATCCAATGCCCCTTCGGATTCCTGAATCATATGATTGAAGCTAATCGCCAATTCCATGAACGCAACATCCGTCCCCATAAAATCAAAATCCAGTACGCCTATGATCTCATCGTCACGAGAGAGCAAATTATATACCAACAAATCATGATGAACGAGTTGACTCGGCAGCACTTCCAAAGAAAGGTTGGATGTCTC
Above is a window of Paenibacillus sp. E222 DNA encoding:
- a CDS encoding HD family hydrolase, whose product is MNETLQEQIQFLIEIDKLKTIERKTRIIHGDRLENDAEHSWHLAMMALILQSHSNKEVDILKVIKMLLVHDLVEIDAGDTFAYDTVGHTDKYEREIKAAHRLFGILPEEQAEELLNLWLEFEAKETHEAQFASSMDRLQPLIHNHQNEGDTWQKYNITSEQVLNKNREIENGSETLWTYAQQIIQNSVDQGILTKSKS
- a CDS encoding GNAT family N-acetyltransferase; its protein translation is MISELNKHEFYKVRHFADLNSNIEVKAVVSGLNPGRIYVDDASNITAALIWVKGQSGFQLIGDARSKPFLNDLEEFMKEHIEPELLRLNIHTVEVGVADESWEDVLHYMATNKELYSDIQHVFTLDSDQRKTEHLSQPVIHEGYTSQNEVVRLLELDEALLKAGKFNNLSFLKDKVSRFWDNMDEFLEHGFGYIAVQGEDIASVCFSAFISDQWHAIDIETIETYKRRNYGARVARAFVEECRIKGIHPYWDCSPDNVGSIRLAEGVGMSLNFDYRVYWYNLS
- a CDS encoding inositol monophosphatase family protein, with protein sequence MEQTIRLAQEIAERVIRRAGKVAKDHFDQITCAEEKGIFGDVVTEVDHEAERIICDEISISFPDHEIHSEERGHNGQKSDWLWMIDPLDGTNNFAIGLPIFSVSITLMYRSEPVLGVIYEPLVDRLFVASRGNGASCNLNPMKVQKKEQIHKGTIGWIQGHQVQNEEKAVRLRQHLDVRFKRMMRLWAPTLQWCMLAKGDIDGIVLYNSEGDDLYSGILMAKEAGAIVMDFEGIPFDGMNSEPYLIACHPDHREYLLSVVREGMN